The segment TTATATAtgcaggaactctcatacactgctggtgggaatgcaaaatggcataactactttggaaaacagtttggcagtttctttaaaagttgaaaaaaaaatcccaatgtgCCTCAGCAATGAACACTTCAAAAAATACTCAATAACAAAGAAGGAATGATTGAAAACACGCATAACACAAAAACCTCAAAGTAACTATGCTAAAAGGTACACAAGGGTACataatatattccatttatacaaaattacagaaaatgcaaactaacctATAGCAACAGAAAACACATGAGTGGTTGCCTGGGAAAAGGGATATAAAGGAGGTgtgctagaaaatattttaaaggggcACAAGGATACatggtggtgatgatttcacCCCAAACATTTCagtttgtatactttaaatgtgtGTAGTTTGTTTTATGTCAGTCATGCATCAATACAGCTATTAAGTATCAGCACCTTTTAAATTAGCCTAGGCCCCTCAACTTCCCATGATCCAGAATTCCTGGGTTTTGTTTACAAACATTTACAGTTTTCAATTAGGTAGGAACTTATAGCTAGCTATGTTCCACAATAGCCTGAAggttaaaaacaactttttttaagtgctttcatTTCTGCTTAAAGGGTCTTCCTTTTCCAGGTGCCACACCTCCCTGGATGGTCCAAGATGAGGACTGTAGCTCTGGGAACCAACAAATAGGACCCTCCTATGAAGAGTTTCTCAAAGAAAGTAAGTTAACTAATTCAGAAATGGTGATGGGTTCTTTAAGTCTTCCTACTCAAATAAAACTGCTTATTgtagaggaaaaacagaaattgaAGAAACTCCCACCAGACAGAGTTGGGGCCAACTTTGATCATAACTCTAGTACCAGTGCAGGCTGGCTGCCCTCTTTTGGCCGGGTCTGGAATAATGGACGCCGCTGGCAATCCAGGTATGGGCCCAGTGTCAGGACCCCAACCCACTCCCCCTTGGAGATCTCACCCTTCGTCTTGCTAacccttcatttcctttcaggCATCAATTCAAAACTGAAGCCGCAGCAAGAAACAAACAGCagttacataaaaagaaaagttaatggTTTCCTAATACATTTTCAACCACCATAATGCTCAAAGCCAAATCAACAAGCCAATACCTACTATTCCCCTTTGTAACTAACTGCCTTTCTTAGGAAACAGACATGCCCACTTATTtgatttaataaagttttatttttcaaaatatacagcTGGTGggacctgtaaaaaaaaaaaaaaattcaagaatcaGAACTATAGAGCCTTGTGATGGGATGCATACTTCCTACACCATGAACCTCTGGGTTCTTGCTCACCTGTTCATGCGTCTTCACCAGCAGCTGGAGCATCTCCACCCTTGGTATTTCTGGTGTAAATTACTTGAGCTCTGTGCTTTGAAACCAGTTTAATAAGTCCTAGAAAGGAAGCATGAAATTTTCACACAGTAGTACTATGAAATACTTAATAAgacactaaaaatatttgttttatatcccATCCCAAAGAGAAATGCTGAATTTAAGCATGAGTTTAGGAGACATGCCTACATTTCTTGGTTATAATCTGACTTACCCTTTTAAAACAAGGGACTCCCCACCTGCTCTTGGGATGGCCACCTTCACAGCACTTTACTATAACTTGAAAATCACTGTTTCCATTATTGGGCACTAACCAATAACCTAGGTAACATCTTAGGATTACATTACTAACAACCACCTATTGCATTTAAGATGGCTAGCACGGTCAGGCCAATTTAAGGTGCAAAAGCATACAAATCAGTACAACACACCCCTCTCACCTTTACTAAGCAGTTCCTGCAGGGCTGCCCTGGCCAGGGAGCCACGAATCTTCAGTCTCTCAGAGACGACAGCTGGAGTTATAAGTTTATAGTTGGGAACTTCTTTACAGAGTTTGTCATACGTTGCTTTGTCAAACAAGACTAGGTTATTAAGCTTGTCCCGAACTTTGCCTTTGGACCACTTCtgctcacaaaaaaaaaaaaaaaaaaaaaatcagtgctccAGTTCTTCCCTCCTCCGGAACAATCTGCCTCAAAGAACTGTTACTTGGTTGTACGGCTATACAGAGAGAGTGGCTCTATTCCTTGGCCTGCAGAGATCTATGAAATGCAGAATTTGCATAAACTCTGCAAATTAAGATTCAAATAATTAGAAAGCTAGAATTCAAAGTAAAAAGAGACCCTGGTTGTCGTTAAGGGCATCAAAGACACATCTGCTTGTGGGGGGGGGAACATTACTGAGACTTTCGAATAATGACTGAGCCCCACGGAACCAATTAAAATAACACTATGTGCTGCGTATCAAAATAAATGCTCTGTAACatgtttaatttccaaacagCATATATCACCCCATtctccaaatgagaaaaaaaacaaaatggtgatAAGAGCATAAACTGTAATAACCTGACTCTAGACCCCACAACCTCACAAGCCATCTGCTAGGTATCACTTAATATATCGATAAAGGACAGGTACCCGCAGCCTCCCTCAACGTTCAAGCGACTCACTCCTACCTTCTTTTTGGCCTTGCCCCCAGATTTGTTCACTGGGTCTTTGTCTTTCTTGGCCGACTTTCCggcatctttcttcttcttgtcaTCCTTAGGCGGCTACAGAAGAAAAGCGGGAATGCGGCCAGATCTCAAGGCAGCCCCACGCTCCCCCTACCCCTGcgccccacacccccacccccgcccagacTCCACTGCCGGGGCACATGGGGGAAGCAATAGCCCGCCCGCCTCGACACGCGGCCCGGCAGTCCTGGAAGCCCTCCTCCGATGCCGCCCCAAATGCGCGCCGGCACCGCCGGCTCCCAAAACCACGCCGGCTGTCCCCAAACAGAGCTCACCATAGCGAAGCCGGGACAGCAACTGCTACCACCTCGCCTCGCTAAGATGTCGGACAAAAAGGAAGTGCGTCTAGCGAAGAAGCCCAGAAACCTCCGCCTGAAGCGAGTGCTTCCGGGGCAAGGGGCGGGACCGCGCGGAGGAAGTCCGGAGGCGCAGGCCTGACTCAGGCCCGGAACTGGCTGTGGGCAGTGCGAGCTCACCGTGCAGTCGGAGGCAGTGGAGCCTTCCCCTACCTTTTGCGCTTTGCGGCTAGTTGTGAGGCAGTCACACGTTGCTGTTTCCTGACACTAAAAACCGGGGAAAAGGGACGGAAAACAATTTTCTAGATCCCGACAGCTAACTTCCCGGCGTTATTGACAGCCTGGCGTGCTCCAAGTGCGCAAGCGCCGCAGCGGGCCGGGGTCGAGAGGGGAAGCGCGGCTGGGGCGCCGCGGGCAGGTCCTGTGCTGCGGttccggggcggggccgggagggggAGGCAGTCCCGCAGTCGCGGCGGCAGCAATGGCGATTTTTAGTGTGTTTGTGgtgaacaaagctggaggcctcaTTTACCAGTTGGACAGCTACGCGCCACGGGCCGAGGCTGAGAAAACTTTCAGTTACCCGCTTGATCTGCTGCTTAAACTGCATGACGAGCGTGTGCTGGTTGCCTTCGGCCAGCGCGACGGCATCAGGGGTGGGTTAGGCTCGGGCCCGGGGGGCGGGGCCCGGTGTCGCCGTTGTGGGCAGGTGTCTCTgggcggggggcggagggggtgACGAGTTGGAGCCGGGTCCATTGTCCCCTTGGCGGGATCCCCAAGCTGAG is part of the Physeter macrocephalus isolate SW-GA unplaced genomic scaffold, ASM283717v5 random_1576, whole genome shotgun sequence genome and harbors:
- the RPS25 gene encoding small ribosomal subunit protein eS25; this encodes MPPKDDKKKKDAGKSAKKDKDPVNKSGGKAKKKKWSKGKVRDKLNNLVLFDKATYDKLCKEVPNYKLITPAVVSERLKIRGSLARAALQELLSKGLIKLVSKHRAQVIYTRNTKGGDAPAAGEDA